One window of Misgurnus anguillicaudatus chromosome 13, ASM2758022v2, whole genome shotgun sequence genomic DNA carries:
- the hoxc1a gene encoding homeobox protein Hox-C1a, which produces MNSYQGFMGGRDKTSLCIKGYQATGLMRLHQDHGDFLTRDEQHDNAEADFLQYHFTHLSATATAACSKPCEDPRPPLPHNQDFYRPVHPGRPQAPSFQSCRERGLSRTGFSSSDTLRTFSGAHCGPVNTTHLDGPRNHPGVEEDTKHVEESLNTLNETCGKTFDWMRVRRNQPRAGKTQLGRCSDPEPKADHGRDPDETCATGQTAVGLPRTNFTTKQLTELEKEFHFNKYLTRARRVEIANTLQLNETQVKIWFQNRRMKQKKILREGLVSGFMEISTCNDDLPSN; this is translated from the exons ATGAATTCTTATCAAGGGTTTATGGGCGGCCGGGACAAAACGTCACTTTGCATTAAAGGCTATCAGGCTACGGGACTCATGCGCCTGCATCAGGACCACGGAGACTTTCTAACCAGAGATGAGCAACATGACAACGCCGAAGCGGATTTTCTTCAATATCATTTTACGCATCTCAGTGCCACGGCCACAGCCGCGTGCTCAAAGCCCTGTGAAGACCCCAGACCCCCCTTACCCCATAATCAAGATTTCTATAGACCAGTGCACCCTGGCCGACCCCAAGCCCCCTCCTTCCAAAGCTGTCGTGAACGGGGTCTTTCCAGAACGGGCTTCTCTTCCTCAGACACTTTGAGAACTTTCTCCGGTGCGCACTGTGGCCCAGTTAACACCACACACCTCGATGGCCCAAGAAATCACCCGGGAGTTGAGGAAGATACCAAACACGTCGAGGAGTCTCTAAACACGTTAAATGAGACGTGCGGAAAGACATTCGATTGGATGAGAGTCAGGAGGAATCAGCCACGTGCAG gCAAGACACAGCTGGGGAGATGTTCAGACCCGGAGCCGAAGGCGGACCACGGACGAGATCCTGATGAAACCTGCGCGACCGGACAGACTGCCGTCGGACTCCCTCGAACGAATTTTACCACCAAACAACTCACAGAACTGGAGAAGGAGTTTCATTTTAACAAATACCTGACTCGAGCCAGACGGGTGGAGATTGCCAACACTCTTCAGCTAAACGAAACCCAAGTGAAGATCTGGTTTCAAAACAGACGCATGAAACAGAAGAAAATTCTGCGTGAAGGCCTAGTGTCAGGATTTATGGAGATTTCTACTTGTAATGACGATTTACCATCAAACTAA